In Pan paniscus chromosome 1, NHGRI_mPanPan1-v2.0_pri, whole genome shotgun sequence, the DNA window gaaaaaagttcattaCTTTTGAAGACATTTcacaaaattctattttttacttGTAGCCACACTATAACTTCATGCTGAGGACAACTAGAGGATAGGAATGAAATCTTATTCTGTATACCTTTGGTGTTTAGAATAGTACCTGATAATTTAGCTATTTGATCAATAATTGTTTATTGAATAAGTTGAATGAAATGTCAGCCCAGCCAGTAGATGCCAACACAGTTGTATGTGTGGAAGTATCATCTGCCCGTTTGGAATTTCACCTGACCTTAAGTAATAGGCATGCTTCTTAAAAGTTATATGTACATTTTACTTTGGTAagcaaaatcatttaaaatgtaccAGTTTAGCTCACTATAATCTTATTGTCAATTACATCCTTAAAGCTAAGAATCCTTTTGTAAGATAAATTCTCCCTCAATATAATAACTCATAAATACTGATTTTCTATATTGAGGTACGCCCTCTGGTTTTGTCTTAAAAAGCCACTATTCACTTATACCTTGTCAAAGAACTTTTTAATGGTTCTAAGTGCCTTAAGCAAATTTCATTCTATAAACCAGAAGCCTATCTCCCAAAAAGTCATTTGCTTGTATTTTTGCCCAGCTTTAATAGATATTTTGCCTGAAAGTCATAGAGACTGCAGTCAGAGAAACCCACGTTCCCACTGCTACCCTTCACCAGGTATATCCTTGTGCAGGTTATTAACCTTATTAGCTTTAGTGTACTAATTTCCcccaaaatggagataataatatctactttatAAAGGTTGTgagaaggattaaatgaaataatatcagtGGAACATCTAATACTTTCCTTGGTTTATAGTAGGGACTCAATAACAGGTAACTATTATTATTCAAACTCTACAATGAAATTCTCACTCATATtattatttggtttacttttttttattctgttgatttaagACCCTCAGCAATTAAATTGAGTTCATAACACCAGGTTTCATAGCGATAGGCCATGCGGATTTGGGCTACATTTGTCCTCCGGATATCATTTCCAGCAGGGCCTTCCTCAAGGTAATTGTCGCCCAGAAACTTTACTTTCTCCTATAAGAGAAAAGGATGGCAGAATGATTGTTGTCTCTTTTCACCCTGGTATAGATAATAATTGCATTCTTTACAAAAATTCCTTCCTTATGTTAGCCACtgacaaaagaataataataatagaccaTTAAAAGTACCCATCTAGTGCCTCAGTGTTCACAGTCTGCTGAGAAATCAAGTGTATTTTACTTCCCTGGCCCAAAAGGCACAGGCAAAGAGACAGAATAATCCCTTCTAGTCCCTGTCCATAGTAACTGCATATGATTCGTGGAACAATTTTTCTACATGTGTTTCCCAACTACTTTTTCGGTATTCAAGTTAGCAGACCCTATACTCAGAAGGGAAGCCATTTGAAGACAGGTCTACCTCATGAGAAATTCCACACTGCAAGACACTGTTCCTTGCCACTTCGCACATATCACAGGTGCTCAGCTTGAAGACTTGTGCAGCAATAGCATATTCTTCCATTAGGGGCTCCTGCAGTTAtattaaatgaggaaaaaagaggagtgaattaataaataatatgcaTCCtgcatgaaaaaataatgaaatacctTTATTTGACTTTCAAATTCTGGATGGGAAACAACAGTCCAGCAAAATATGCTTGTATTGCCCAAGTCCATACTATACCTTGGTAAAGTGGAATTGCATTGGGTCATCTGTAGACAGTGAGATCATTAGCCCTTTCTGAAGGAAATCCAAAAAAGGATTTTTGGCATACTCTAGAAATAGGCTATTGTTACTTAGTGGTGACATGGCGATGGGAATTTGGGCTAAGAAAAACAAGTACTGTAGCACGggactctgaaaaagaaaagtaaaaaaatatttaaagatattgaAAAAGGAATACAAACTAGAAACACTACAATCTCATGGTCTGCCTTAAGCTTCAGCTTTCAACAAAATTATCACTTGTTCTTCAAGTCTCTTAGTAAGGAGAATTTAGGAGTTTTTCAATGTAAATGCTATTTAGAATAAATGTATTTAGGATACATTAATTTTCAGAAACATTGAGTCAAACCAGATTGTTTATTTGATCTATAATGGCCTACGTTAGATGGTCTGTCTCAGACAAAAGACTGccttgaaacattattttttttctctctctctacaagAAAGCTCTGACTCTCACAAAAAACATCTTGAAGCATGCTATAACAAGAAATCTGGCAAAAACTAGCTTAAGGAAAGCCAGGCCATCTCTGAATTATCCCTTGTCAGGATTCTACGCTAGAAGTCAGGAGATCTGCGTTAACTTTTATCTGACAGCAACTAGCAAGGTAATCTTGAGCAAGTCCCTTTACTTCTTTCTGTAGAATGAACTGCACTAAACTAAAAAATCTTTTATGCTCTACTTGATTATGATTCCAGTGTCGATAATGACTTGTGACAGTATGGTTGGTTAAGGGAAAAAAGATTCCTCTAGCTCCAATGTAAAAGTTAAGAAGAGAGCTTCCAACTCACCTTTTTTAAATTTAGGCCATGAGAGATATTATCTGCTATCATGAATGCTGTCATGAGATGGGTGAGGGCTCCAGCTTCTCCACAGTGAGGTCGGAACAGAAACGTATTCATGCCTCGTTCCCTGGGGAAATAGAACTGCTATTGGAATCGCAGGTTCTGGGTATGGAGTGATTCACAAGAAAATTCAGTAGAAAAGTGAACACTCTGGAAGGAAGTAAGCCATCCAAAAGATTCAGCAAAACAGTCCCAAATCATAATCTTAATTCTTGCTAAATACAAAGTTTCCAAAAAGAGGCAGCAGAGGATATGGGGGTAAGGAAGCAAATAAAGTGTTGATTGCCtggatggaaataccttcagtcTCAATAGGAAATTTACCAATATCAACATCTCATcatttattctattctattcaaacTTTAAGGGAGAAATGTTTCCAGAAAACCCCAGTATAATATTCCTCTACTTATTCCTTACCCAAATATATCAAGAAGGGCAAAATATATGAAGTTTTATCATTAATTGCACAATGATTAGTATAAATTCCTAAACTTCCCAAAAACAAGGAACTGTGAAAGTTATTGAAAGCATCGAAATATCGATTTCTgccccaaaataaataaactggagaaaaaagttaagagaaagaaatttctgattTGGGCCAATTGGAACCATCACAGTAATGCATGAGGCCCCTGACCACCTTAATTGCCAATATATGTGGAAAGAGCTGTGTCAAATAGACCCTCCTAGCTCCAGCTCTCTCCTACTTACTTTCTCAGGCTGTTGAGCACCATGATGTTTGCATACATGTAGTAGGCATAGTAAGTGTAAGATGGATTCTTTTCCAATGTCCACTCCTGGGGCTTGGGACTCTTGGAGGAGAACATGTGGCCACTGTGTTTGGACTCATCATCCACACTGTCAAAGCCAGTGATCTGTTAGGAAAAGTGAGCCATGCAATGGGTTCAGTCCAACTTCAGGGTCCCAGTCCTCACACAAACTTTCAGGTCCAAAGGCACAGACCAAACATAAAGAGATAAGCACCAAGAATTAGTCATGACCAGGTAGGAAGGCTGGTTCATGAGCAGCAGTATGAAGGCCTGAAGGGTCATGCTTACATGCTTGAGGAAGACACTGAGTTCTGGGTCAGCCTGGGGGTTGATGGTGGCCTCAAACACTGGCATGAAAATATTCTCCAGCATTTTTCCAAAATGTGGAAGGAAATTCTTGGAACGGAACACATCACTAGAGGCAAGAATGAAGAGAATTTaggagaaaaaagatttttaggaCTGATAGCCCCAGTATGAGGGAACCAGAGAATCGAATGTCATGCACAGGAAAAGACGTGGTATATCTATCCTAGGTCCATGCTCCTCATACATTCTTTTTGGTCCCCTATAGAGAGGGATTCAGTTTGGGAAGCacataggaaataaaaattttttggtGGACCCTATGTCCCCATCTTTTTTACAAACCTTTGTCATAAGAAAACTAAACCTTCACAGCTAAGTCCTCATAGAGGAATATGCAATTACATCATAAAAGCTTCAATATATGTGTGTAGCTACAAGACAGTGAACAGGAAATGATTACCAAGAATACCTCTGATCTGCAATTTAACAAACTCTGATATAGCATTTAATATATTCCAAGCACTCTTCTAAGTGTCCAGAAATATTAGCTAatgtaatcctcataacaactcaataagttaggtattatttttaactttgttttagaGATGATGAAACTAAGGCACAATGGGGTGATATAACTTAACCCAAGGTAACACAGCTAAATGGTTGTGTTACCTTGATTCAAGTATTGCCAGGATTCAAGTATCACCACTCTGGGTCCAGAATCTATACTCCTAACCAACCTACTGCCTCTCTGCCTATTAGGAAGTATTATCCCAgtcaaaaaattactttttttggtTAAAGAGACAGGATGAAACTCTTGCATTGCAGTAGGTCACACAGAACACAAAGACAGGTAGCCAGAAAACATATAAACACCCAAGTTAGATAAAAGATCAATGATACTGAACAAACTGAAAGAGAAGCCATCCCTGAAGGCGATGAATGATAGCAGGTGGTATGAAAGGGAGATGACATCCTCAGCAATACCATTGATAAATACTCATTGATTGTGGAGAACCTGAGCACTTGTAGGTGGGACAATTGACAGACAGTGGTAAAGGTTCTGATACAAGAAAGCCACATCCCAGTAGAGATGAGCATGGGAAGGAATGGACTTGACACAGAGAAGACCAGGTGAAAGAAAATGTATACCAAACTGTACATAGTTCTTATTCTATCTTAGTTTTAATCATTCTCAGTAAGTTATTTATGATCTTCATAAAGCTAGAGGACTGATCCGAAATGATCTTCTTAACTCCTGCCTGTGGTTAAGAGTGCTGTACCCAGAGTGGACAAAACCAAGCATGCAGGACCCAATAGTGAATGCTGTTTTAACAAAGCTGATTTATTTCTAGATGGGCAACACGTTCCTTGTTCATACAGGGGACTTGAAGCAGATGAGACAAGGGCAGGCTCTAGAGTTTCTGATGGGCAGCTACATACTAGATCCTGGGAACCTGGATCATCCATGTCATGTTGGGGCAGTGGATGCGATTGCAGACGAACCAGGAGGAGAGTTTGCTCCACTCATCAGGACTGCGGCCATAGATGGACAGGCGGGGCTCAGCATGCTGGTACTTGGCCTCCACCAGGTCCGCACCTACCTCCTGCAAAGCCAAGAGAGAAGTCCAAGCCAGGGATTCCCACAAGTTCCTCTGGGGTTCTAGGGAGAGGAGATTCCCTTTCTAACTCTTCCTTTCAGAATCTGAAAAGGCTAGGTCCTTAATCAATCTCAAAACCACACCCTTAATTTCTCTACCTTAGCAATAGAGGTCTTTAAAAATCATTAGAGTGGATGTGTCAGAGGAAATCCTTATATTCATTTGTGTAGTGTTTGGCCCCAGGgatcgctccctccctccctccctcccttccttccttccttccttccttccttcttccctttcctcaagAACCATGCCAGATACCATAGATGTGATTGGTTCCGCCTCACCTTGATGATAGTGGCAAAATATTCCCCATTAATGTAATTGTCTGTCTTCAAGTAGAGATCCCGTAGCTCACTTGCTCCTACAGGATTATATTTGTCATTGAACTTATCAAAACGCTGGAAGGTCTGGCGTCCCTGAATCAGGAAAAAAGAGCAGAGATGTATTATTACCAGAGCTGTCTGGACATAGAGAGCTAGGAAATAGTCAAGCAGAACTGGGGTCTGGTAGTGGGGGAGCGCATTGGGCTCCAAGAATGGAATTTGGGACAGGTGACAATGAGCAAACTTCAGAATTGTCTGTGGTGCTTTCAGGCAGCGTGGTAAGCCAAGATGGTTAAGAGACCTCTGAGAAGGGAGGGCTTGTAGGAGAAAGACATGTGGGGTTCTGAGTATTAGAGTGAAACTGACATTGCCGTTTCAACCTACAGCATGAACATCCAGAGAATCAACAGTCAGGTCATAAGGATGCATTTTTAATTTAGCAAAAAGTTCCTTTAGGGTCAGATTCTTCTCTTTGGTGCTATAGACCACTCTGTCAGCATCAATTTGGTAAGATTTCTTAATAAAACGCAGCAGATGTTTCTGGTTCATGCAAGCGGCTGCATGGATATGGGTGTCCACCTGTATGTAtattcaaagaaagaagaaaacatcaaTCAGCCTTAGTTATGCTACTCTGTTTAGAGGATATGGTGCTGCAAATCCCACTGCGTTGGGACAAAGTGAATAATGAGGATGTGAGCTGACAGTTGGTGGAGGTGGTCCAGCAATAAAAAATCCATTACAACTGTGGCGTGCCCATGCAAGGATGTGAAAGGTTAGGCTAGAGGCAATAAGAATGCTTGCTTCTTCTGTATATCTGTACATCCAATTTATTTCCTACGTCTGATCCACGCATTCTTCTGGACCATTCTTCACTCCTAAAACACAGCTGGAAGTGAAGTAACTACCATAACTTTCAGCCCCTAAGGAGAAAGGATTGAAATTATGAAGCCATGACACAGTGATGGCTTTTATGAGGTAGATATTCTTATAACTAAATTTTATACACTGAAATTTCAGCAGATTAAGTAATTAGTCCAAAGTTGTATAGGCAGCTGAGCCAGGATTTGGGCCTGAATCTCTGCTCATATATTTCCTATTCCCACTTCCTTGTAATCATTTTAATGGTCAGAATACATCTTGGAAGTGTGTCTAGTTTATTGGATTTCACAGTCTCTAGGCTAGCTCATTTGATATTCACAATCCTCACGTGAACTGGACTGTGCAGGTGTAGTTCCCAATTTGACAAATGAAGAcactgaaatgaaaatatgtcGTCCCTTCCTCCAAGGTCTTACAGTCAGGAATTCAAAGAAAAAGGACTAGAAGGAAGATCTTTCAAATTCTAGAATGGtcatttttgatgttttgttgttgttgttgctattttcgTTGTTGATGATAACTATAATTTTTTGTGCCAAAAATGTGGCAAACCTTTCTATGGGGAAAACGATAGAAATGGCACTTAACCCTAACCCATTGGACATAATCTATTATCTGTTTTTACTAAAATCCACTGAACCTGTAGAAATCTTAGATTAATCAGAAACACACTCTTTTCTTGTGcttctcaataaataattgaattcTTTTTGCCCAGGAATTACCCCTGAGCAACTAAAATGTTTACCTTCCTGCAGTTATAAAAATCTCGGTGGGGGTTGTTTTTCAGCTCCTTTAACTCGTCCATCTCGTTAAGCATCTGATGGACCTGGAACTTGGAGGAGAGGAACTTCAGGCGCCGGTGGGTATAGGTcttactgtgaaaaataaaattacataattcCAAAAAGTTTCAGGCATTCAAGAAAAACAGTCACAATTTCAAAACTATCAGGACCTTTATCATTCATAGGAAATAATTATTGGAACAAACCTTTTAGTTTACTCTGCAGTTAATCCCACTGAGAAGTAGTGGGCTCCAAAGGCTTAATCTTTTCAATAATGTTGGACATAAGAATGAGGGAGAACTTGGAAAGGTATCTTAAAACTCAATGGAGAGAGTGTTGTTCAAAGTTTGGGGTCAGCAGATTCGAGTGTGAATCCTGGCTCAGCCAGCTGTGTcactttaggcaagttacttaagtcATCAAAGTCTCAGCTCATAAAACTGGAATTATGAAAATAACCACCTCACAGTGAAAAGTGTAAGCAATAAAAGGAACAATGTGCATGAAGGGCTTAATACAGTGTTTGAACATAGTAAGCATTTAGTACTTAGTCTCACTATCAGTAGAAGTAGTActagttgttgttgtttaggtCTCACTAAACACTTACACAGGTCCTTGAGCAATTAAAGCAAGTAAAAAATTCATATCATCTAAGAAGGTGTCCAGATTTGGGTAAGGAAGTGGCTTAGGCTCATCTTTGCTGACTGCTGCTTCATTAGGATAGACGTAAACTACACCGTCCTTCATTTTGAGGTGATAGCCCAGGTTTTCAGGAAGGTTGTCTGTTCGGAAAGGGTCCTCTCCCTTCTTCACAGGAGGAGTAAAGACTTTTTCAATCAAACACAGAGTAATATATTAGCACATAGGATGAACGACcacataaaaataaccaaaatgtgaAATACTACAACATCTCATTAGCTTGGAATCCGGTACTTAAGTTGTAATTATCTGGAATTAAGCTAACctttatttttgcattattttttaaaggtgacATAGTAGTataaaatagctataaaaataatatattggccaggcgcggtggctcgtgcctgtaatccctgcactttgggaggccaaggcaggcagatcacctgaggtcaggagtttgagaccagcctgaccaatatggtgaaaccccgtctctactacaaatacacaaattagccaggctgtggcggcgtgtgcctgttacctcagctactcaggaggctgaggcgagagaatcatttgaatccgggaggcatacgttgcagtgagctgagatagcaccactgcactccagcctaggcgacagagggagaccctgtctcaaaaaaaagaaaaataaaataatatgttgtcTAGTGTAAGAATGATTTTTCAAGTTCTTTGGAAGAACTATTTACATAAAGTAATCGATATACTACTTACAAACAATCTTCATTATTTACTGAAGTTTGTCATCAAAGGCTTTCTGTTTAGAGCATATTATTAGCTCTTAGATAATAACATAAGAATAAAAGTCAAACTACAGTTAAAAAAATAGAGTTTAGATCTTTACCTTATTTAAGCCAATCTTTTTTATTAGGCGTAATTTAGAGTGTTTTGTGAAATAAGCTTTTAAAGATCAGTCTTGGGTTCCCAGTAAAATTGAGTAGAAAATGCcgtttccaggctgggcacagtgactcacgcctgtaatcccagcactttgggaggccaaggtgggtgggtcatttgaggtcagaagttcaaaatcagcctgactaacatggtgaaacctcatctccactaaaaatacgaaaattagttgggtgtggtggtgtgcgcctgtagtcccagctactcaggaggctgaggtaggagagtctcttgaacctaggaggtggaggttgcagtgagtgagtttgtgccactgcactccagcctgggtgacagagtgagactccatctcaaaaaaaaaaaaaaaaaaaaaagagaaaaagaaaaagaaaatgcaatttcCCCACAGCCCATTACCCACACAGGCACAGCCAGTCTCCACTCTAGACATCCTGCATCAGAGGGTCCATTTGTTATAACAGATGAATATACATTAACACCTTgtaatcacccaaagtccatagtgcACATTAGGGTTCACTCAAAGCCTATGGGTTTtggcaaatgtataatgacatgtatccacccttatagtatcatacagaatagtttcactccCCTAagaatcctctgtgctccacctaaagtggttttaatgtaaaaaagagatataaaataaattattattgtaagAGTGATAATTCTTATGAGAATTATTTTTCCCACCTTTTAAAGCACATATAATTTCTGCTAAAGGAATTGAGAAGAGATTAAGTGGATGTGTTCCCTTCTTTCCACTGCTAGCGATTTCAGCCTAAGGAAGCCATGAACACATTTCGCACCGTCAGAGCCTTTAAGAATTCATCCTTTTGACTTTCAACAAGTATGGTCATTTATGCCTCTTCACTGCTGTGCCCAAGGAAGGCATCAGAAAGCCTCCTGTTTACAAGTGATGCCCACAGCAGCCAAAGTGAGAAAAATAGCATAGGAAAAAAAACAGTCTGCACATTTCCTATTCAAAATTGGGAGATAAGGAGCATAAGAGAAGTGAAACAGCGTGTTACTACAATATTTGTTACTACtatcaaatattaattttgaaatccTTATACTTAAGGATTAATAACTCACTATTaatgatataattattattaaagcGTAACTtaggagaaataaagacaagaCAAACTAAATGTCTATATTATAGAGGATGGGAAAACCACTGTTATGTGTTACCAAACTGGAGACATGTTTAAtatgattttaatattaaaaggaaTTACAGACAGGGAGTTGTAGAACTGGAGATCTTTAATAATATTACAATTTGGAacttcaaaaatctttttttttttttttttttttgagacggagtctccgtctgtcgcccaggctggagtgcaatggcgcgatctcagctcactgcaagctccgcctcccgggttcacgccattctcctgcctcagcctccggagtagctgggactacaggcgcctgccacctcgcctggctaattttttgtatttttagtagagacggggtttcaccgtgttagccaagatggtctcgatctcctgacctcgtgatccgcccgccttggcctcccaaagtgctgggattataggcgtgagccgccgcgcctggcctcaaaaatcttaaatatttgCCTCCCCAGAAATTTTAGTTCTAGGAGTGTAATCCTAAAATTGTAAGACAATTACAGGAAGATGTGTATATAAAGATGCTTATTGTACCCTTTTtagaaacaagttttaaaaagtcagaaatttAATTGCCTAAAAATAGGAATTAAGTCAATTATGTTCCAGTTATACAATAGAAAtctgtaaaattattaaaatctgaTTGTTGAAAAATACGTACTTAACTTTCTACAAGGCAGAAGGTAAAAACTGAGATAAGTAAATAAAGTGCTATGGAAAGTCAGAACATGTAGTTTACATCTAtccagaaggcaagaaatgaTAGTATTTGGGCTGCCTCTTGAAAGATTGGGTTGGCTCTGGAGACTTGGGCATGTGGTGAATAAGTGAGGGGAAGGACAGCCTGAGCACAGGGAAGCAGAGCAGCAATCCAGGAGCAGGAAGGTGTTGAACTATGTAGGGAACGAGAAATATTTCCAACCAGAACCAACAGTATAAAAATGGAGCAGAGAAAGTAAGTTCAGAAATAGGTTGAGTGTGCAAGTTCAAAAAtaaacaggccgggtgtggtgcctcatgcctgtaaccccagaactttgggaagttgaggcaggcagatcgcttgaggccaggagctcaagaccagcctggccaacatgggaaaaccccatctctacaaaaaaatacaaaaattagacaggcatggtgacacacaccagcaatcccagctacccgggaggctgaggcaggagaatcgcttgaacccaggaggcagaggttgcagtgagccgagagggtgccgctgcactccagcctgggcaatagaatgagaccctgtctcagaaaacaaacaaaatgtagttAGGGGGCCAGACGGTGTGGGCCTCAAATGCCAGGCTAAAGGCTGGACTTTGCTTTGTAGGTAGCAAGGAGCAGCTAAAGGTTCTTGTCAGGAGAAGGATGTGCTCagatctgtgttttaaaaattagcaccaAAGTAAAGATGAACCAAAAGAGAGGGAGACTGAAATTTTGCAGAGTAGTTACGAAGCTCTTGCAATAATCTGGGCAAGGAGAAGGATAAGCCTGAATGGGGGTTTAGGGAATGGTGAAGAGAAAAAGTTCAGAGAGATGTTGTGCAGACTGAATCAAGTGATTGGACACGTGAGGAAATGGGGCCAAAGATGATTATGACTATGATATTTTTAGACTGGATTACTTATAATCTAGaggcatattttaaatttagtatttagtagtttaaataaaatatgtttcataCATTATGTAAGAGAATTGTTACCTGGATAGAAGCTCTCATTTGCTACCCAAGCCTCACCATCAATGTTCCGCAAGTATTTGGAAGGGGTTTTAGGGAACCTCTGAAACGACTTCTGCATGTATTTCTCACGTATGCGTAGTGCCCGATACAGACCTTTGCAAACAATTTCAAAATCTTCAACTGtaacctgccaaaaaaaaaaaagtcagcataTCAGAGTCAATCCCATGAAAAACTGAGAAGTGAGTAAAGCTTATCCTTGGCACCTCCCAGCTCTCCTGTGTATCGCAGCCCATTCTGAGACTCACCACTCACCTGGCTGCTTCTTAATTGACTTGGGACCTGGATCTCCCTCCCAGAGCAGGTCCTGAAGCTTTTCTAgctttttttatttctaccaaACTTACCTGTCCTACGAGTCTTTCCCTTGTAGTCctctatttgtttgtttctggtttttgttaCATAGCAGGGATTATCTAGCAAATAGGATTAAAAGAATCCATTCCAACATGGTATATACTTTCTTCCTTCTAAGTACGTGTGAACA includes these proteins:
- the AMPD1 gene encoding AMP deaminase 1 isoform X1, whose translation is MNVRIFYSVSQSPHSLLSLLFYCAILESRISATMPLFKLPAEEKQIDDAMRNFAEKVFASEVKDEGGRQEISPFDVDEICPISHHEMQAHIFHLETLSTSTEARRKKRFQGRKTVNLSIPLSETSSTKLSHIDEYISSSPTYQTVPDFQRVQITGDYASGVTVEDFEIVCKGLYRALRIREKYMQKSFQRFPKTPSKYLRNIDGEAWVANESFYPVFTPPVKKGEDPFRTDNLPENLGYHLKMKDGVVYVYPNEAAVSKDEPKPLPYPNLDTFLDDMNFLLALIAQGPVKTYTHRRLKFLSSKFQVHQMLNEMDELKELKNNPHRDFYNCRKVDTHIHAAACMNQKHLLRFIKKSYQIDADRVVYSTKEKNLTLKELFAKLKMHPYDLTVDSLDVHAGRQTFQRFDKFNDKYNPVGASELRDLYLKTDNYINGEYFATIIKEVGADLVEAKYQHAEPRLSIYGRSPDEWSKLSSWFVCNRIHCPNMTWMIQVPRIYDVFRSKNFLPHFGKMLENIFMPVFEATINPQADPELSVFLKHITGFDSVDDESKHSGHMFSSKSPKPQEWTLEKNPSYTYYAYYMYANIMVLNSLRKERGMNTFLFRPHCGEAGALTHLMTAFMIADNISHGLNLKKSPVLQYLFFLAQIPIAMSPLSNNSLFLEYAKNPFLDFLQKGLMISLSTDDPMQFHFTKEPLMEEYAIAAQVFKLSTCDMCEVARNSVLQCGISHEEKVKFLGDNYLEEGPAGNDIRRTNVAQIRMAYRYETWCYELNLIAEGLKSTE
- the AMPD1 gene encoding AMP deaminase 1 isoform X2 encodes the protein MNVRIFYSVSQSPHSLLSLLFYCAILESRISATMPLFKLPEIDDAMRNFAEKVFASEVKDEGGRQEISPFDVDEICPISHHEMQAHIFHLETLSTSTEARRKKRFQGRKTVNLSIPLSETSSTKLSHIDEYISSSPTYQTVPDFQRVQITGDYASGVTVEDFEIVCKGLYRALRIREKYMQKSFQRFPKTPSKYLRNIDGEAWVANESFYPVFTPPVKKGEDPFRTDNLPENLGYHLKMKDGVVYVYPNEAAVSKDEPKPLPYPNLDTFLDDMNFLLALIAQGPVKTYTHRRLKFLSSKFQVHQMLNEMDELKELKNNPHRDFYNCRKVDTHIHAAACMNQKHLLRFIKKSYQIDADRVVYSTKEKNLTLKELFAKLKMHPYDLTVDSLDVHAGRQTFQRFDKFNDKYNPVGASELRDLYLKTDNYINGEYFATIIKEVGADLVEAKYQHAEPRLSIYGRSPDEWSKLSSWFVCNRIHCPNMTWMIQVPRIYDVFRSKNFLPHFGKMLENIFMPVFEATINPQADPELSVFLKHITGFDSVDDESKHSGHMFSSKSPKPQEWTLEKNPSYTYYAYYMYANIMVLNSLRKERGMNTFLFRPHCGEAGALTHLMTAFMIADNISHGLNLKKSPVLQYLFFLAQIPIAMSPLSNNSLFLEYAKNPFLDFLQKGLMISLSTDDPMQFHFTKEPLMEEYAIAAQVFKLSTCDMCEVARNSVLQCGISHEEKVKFLGDNYLEEGPAGNDIRRTNVAQIRMAYRYETWCYELNLIAEGLKSTE